Proteins encoded within one genomic window of Callithrix jacchus isolate 240 chromosome 11, calJac240_pri, whole genome shotgun sequence:
- the IL6 gene encoding interleukin-6 isoform X1 has translation MCESSKEALAENNLNLPKMAEKDGCFQSGFNEETCLLKITTGLLEFEVYLEYLQNRFESSKEQAGAVQMSTKGLIQSLQKKAKNLSAIATPDPATNASLLTKLQAQDQWLQGVTTHLILRSFKDFLQNSLRALRQM, from the exons ATGTGTGAAAGCAGCAAAGAGGCACTGGCAGAAAACAACCTGAACCTTCCAAAGATGGCAGAAAAAGATGGATGCTTCCAATCTGGATTCAATGAG GAGACTTGCCTGCTGAAAATCACCACTGGTCTTTTGGAGTTTGAAGTATACCTAGAGTACCTCCAGAACAGGTTTGAGAGTAGCAAGGAACAAGCCGGAGCTGTGCAGATGAGTACAAAAGGCCTGATCCAGTCCCTGCAGAAAAAG gcAAAGAATCTAAGTGCAATAGCCACCCCTGACCCAGCCACAAATGCCAGCCTGCTGACGAAGCTGCAGGCACAGGACCAGTGGCTGCAGGGCGTGACGACGCATCTCATCCTGCGCAGCTTTAAGGACTTCCTGCAGAACAGTCTGAGGGCTCTTCGGCAAATGTAG